The Lipingzhangella halophila genomic interval ACGAAACCGGGATCGAGGGCGACCTTTCCGGTCTTCGCCAGGAGCGACTTCACCTCGATGGCCTCGTCGCCCTCACTCCCAGTCAGGACGGGGAGACTCAGCGCACCCTCGCCGTACTGGAGCTCTGCCGTGCGCTCTTTACCTTCTTCACTCATGCCCGAGTCTACCTTTCCAGGCGGGGGATGCAGGGTGCGCGGGGTGCAGGACACCGCGGCGCGAGAGCCCTACACGTGTTAATCCGTTGACACTATGCTGTTTCATTAAACTTCTATGGAGTAAAACCATACAATTCTCCCGCATCGAGGCACAGGTGATGTGCGGCACACCCGCGCAGCAACATTTGTTCCACGAAATAGAAAGAATTTCGTTTCTTCGCACACAGTGGATCAACGCATAATTACGCCATGAACACAAAGTTGCGCGCGATCCGCGTCACCCCCTCGCTTCCGAGCCGACCGTTGCCCTCGCGGGCGCCTGGAGGCCGGAAACCTTCGGGCACCTCCGGTGTGCCGCCCCGGCCGGCTCCGCCACTCGCGGCCACCACACCTACGGACCCTCCAGAACCCCGGCGGCGCCCGACTGTGCTTTCTGGGCTCGCACGCTCGCGGGCGCCCCGGTAGTGCTCGTGGACGGCTCCGGGCGCCGCGGCGTCCGGGCGAACGGGGCGAGGACCGCGATGATCGCGGGCAGCACCGCAAGCGCGAGCACGGGCCCCTGGTAGGACCCCGCGATGTCGTGGCCCAGCGAGAGCAACAGCGGCGCCACCGCGGTGGAGGCCACCGCGACCGACTGCGTCAGGCCGCGCAGCGAACCAAGCGTGGCGGTCCCGTAGTAGTACGGGAAGGCCGCCGCCTCGACAGCGCGGGCGCCGGCGGCTGCCGCTCCCAGAGATGCGCCGTAGACCACCGCTGTCACCCCGGGCGACACGAACGGGAGCATCCCCAGCGCCCCGATGTGCATCAGCATGGATACGAAGATCAGTTTCTTCGGCGCGAACCGGTCGGTGGCCGAGCTGAACACGAGGGAGGCCCCCAGCCCGGCGACCGTCTGCGGGAGGAAGTTCGCGGCCGCCTGGGTGGGCGTGAGCCCCTGCTCGCCCAGCACCGCGATCTGGTGGAAGAACACCGCGGTCCCCACCAGCCCGCTGCACGCCACGGCACCGCAGATGACCCAGAACATCGACGTTCGGACGACCTCGCGCACCGCCCAGGCCGGCTCCGCCGGGCCGTCAGTGGACTCCGACTCCTCATCGTCGGACGAGCGCCGCACCCCCCGCATGCCCCAGAACGCGATCGGGAGCACCACCACCCAGATCAGCGAGGCCTCCAGCAGCAGCGCGCCGCGCCAGTCGACCAGCGCGATCACGCGCTCTATCACCAGGGGGAACAGGGAGATCCCGGCCGTGCCGGCCGCGCTGGTGATGCCGAGCATGGTGCCCCGCCTGCGCGTCACCGCGATCCCCACCACGGTAGTGGCGATCAGCGTCATCCCGCCCTGGCCCATCGCGCGTACCCCCACGAACGCGACAGTGAGCCCCACCACTTCCTGGACCGCCGCCAGCAGGCTGAGAAACCCGCCGAACGCAAGCGCGACAGCCGCCAGGACGCCCCGTACCCCGAACCGGTCGACAGCACGGCCGATCCACGGCAGCGCGAGCGCGCCACTGAGCGTGCCAACCAGGTACGCCGCCGACACGAGCGACCGGCTGACGTCCAGGTCGGCGATGATGTGGTCGACGAAGATGGAGAGCCCGGCCGTCTGGCCCGGGCCGCTCAGCGCGAGAACGGCCCCCGACATGGCGACCAGGGCTCCTGCCCGAGGGGGCTTCCGACGAGCGGAGGCGCCGGCGACAGTGCTGCCGTCGGTCGCTGCGGATGCGGGGGAGGTCAGGTAGACCACCTTCTTCGTCGCGCGGCCGGGGTCATCCAGGCGGACCAGAATCATGGGGCGGTGGGATGAATTTTCGCGCCACCCAGCACGTCACCCTCGGGATTGCCAAGGGCACGCGGCGACACGATCCCACAACCCGGCGTCCCGGCGCCGTTGCCGGGCGTACCGCGGCTATTTTTCCAGTTGGCCTACCACCGGTGGTCACCGGCACCCCGGTTGCGCGGGAACGGTGGCGTCACTCGTCGGGTTCGGTCCCGCCGGCGAGCAACGGTTCCAGTACCAGGTCGGGGTTGTCGCGTTTGATGACCCGCAGGCGGTACTTGTTGTGGATCAGTACCAGCAGCTCGCCATCGGCGCGGCGCTTGAGTACCTCCGCGCCGGACAGCGCGTGCGCGGCCGGGGCGCAGGTGGCGTCGGTGCGCCGGGCGAGCGTGTAGTCGAGGTGGGCCAGCTCGATGGGGGCGTTGAACTCTTGGGCCATCCGGTCGGTGACCACGTCGAACTGCAGCGGACCCACCGCCGCCAGCACCGGCGCCTGCTCACCCCGCACCTCCGAGGACAGCACCTGCACCACACCCTCGGCATCCAGTTGGGCGATACCACGCTGGAACTGCTTATAACGGCTGGCATCCTTGGCCCGGCACACCGCGAAATGCTCCGGCGCGAAACTCGGGATCGCCGGGAACTCCACCTTCGGCCCCGTGTACAAGGTGTCGCCCACACTCAACGCATTGGCGTTGACCAGCGCGATCACATCACCCGGGTAGGCGTCTTCGACGGTGGAGCGCTCGCTGCCGAACACCGCCTGGGTGTACTTCGTAGCGAACGGGCGCCCCGTGGCCCCATGGGTCAGCACCATCCCGCGATCGAAGCGCCCCGAGGCGATGCGCAGGAACGCCATCCGGTCGCGGTGGGCCTTGTCCATATTGGCCTGCATCTTGAAGACCTGCCCGGAAAACGGGGCCGAGACCGGGCGCGCACCCCCGTGCGCGTCGGGCTTGTCCCCAGGCGCCGGCGCGAGGTCGACCAGCGTGTTCAGCAACGAGGAGATACCGAAGTTGGGCAGGGCAGCGCCGAACAGCACCGGCGAAGACTCCCCCGCCAGAAACGACTCCTCCTCGAAATGCGCCCCGATCTCCCCGAGCAGATCCAACTCCTCGGTGGCTTGGACCCATTCCTGGCCCTCGACCTCGCCGGCCTGCTCCGGATCGATGTCCTCCTCCACCGCACGGGTGGCACCCCCCGGCGTGCGATACAGCTTGGTGTAGCGCCCCGTGGCCCGATCCACCAGCCCCCGGAAATCGCCCGCGATCCCCACCGGCCAGTTCAACGGAGCCGGCCGCAACCCGATCCGCTGCTCGACCTCATCCAACAGCTCCAAGGGCTCCCGGCCCGGCCGGTCCCACTTGTTGACAAACGTGATCACCGGAACCCGCCGCGCCCGGCACACCTCGAAGAGCTTCAGCGTCTGCGACTCCAGGCCCTTGGCCGAATCCAGCAGCATGATCGCGCAGTCCACCGCCGAGAGCACCCGGTAGGTGTCCTCGGAGAAGTCGGCGTGGCCCGGCGTGTCGAGCAGGTTGAGCACACAGTCGCCATAATCGATGCGCAACGCCGCCGACGTGATCGAGATCCCCCGGGCCTGCTCCATCTCCATCCAGTCCGAGGTCACACCCTTACGCTCGCCCTTACCATGCACCGCCCCCGCCGACGTGATCGCCGCCGCGTGCAACGCCAACGCCTCGGTCAACGTGGACTTGCCCGCATCCGGATGCGAAATCACCGCGAACGTCCGCCGCCGCGCCGCCTCACCCACAACCTCTTGGGACTGCTGCCTGTCGGCTACCACACTCACGGCCGTCTCCTCCCCGTGTTCGCTCACCGATGCTCGCTCGGGACGCACCACCGCCCCGTCCGGCGGGATCAGCCGAACCCTCCGCGCGCGTCCCGGTTCGTCTTCGAAGGGGGCGGGTCCGGCGCGCATCACAACCGGTAGCGGGCGCCCGGGACACCAACGCCGCAGCGCGGCGAAATCATCCACATGGCGAGCACGGACCACCCTATGCCCCTACTGAGCACGGCTGGCACGCGCGCACCGCTGTACCGCGGGGCCCGCGGTCCCCCGGCGCGGCAGACTTGGTACGGACATTACGAGTCATCGGTGAGGTTTTCACTGCTTCTCGAGCATCCTGGGATGGGAGGCTGGTGGCGCGGTCGCCTTGACTGGATCTCCGGCTCGTGCTCCGCCAACGGCCCTATGTACCGCCCGAAGTGGCAAGTACGGATCAACGGTGGTGAGAGCGATGAACAACAGGCTCCACGGATGGGGCGCCTTCGCCGCGACCATGATGCTGCTCGCCGGTGCGTTCCTGCTGATACAGGGGATCGCGGCAATGGCGACACCGGTGTTCTTCGTCGGCGCCGAGGCCGATCTCATGATGGCGACCTTCATGGCCTGGGGTGTGGTGCTCGGAATCCTCGGCGTGCTGAAACTGCTAAGCGGTATCGCGCTCTTCACGGGCCGGATGTGGGCCCGGACCGCCGGGGTCGTGCTGGCCGGAATCAGCGCCGTCGTGCAGCTCGGATTCCTCAGCGCGTTCCCGATCTGGTCGCTGGCGATCATCGCCGTGAACGTCGTGGTGATCTACGGGCTCACGGCGGGCTGGTCGATGGCGCCCGCTGGGGGCGTGCCGGAGGAGGAGGCGGCCTACGCTTCCTCCTCGTACCAGGCCGGCCGCAGTGATGCCACTCGGGCGCCAACGCAGCGTGGCGGCGCCCACGAGCGCCCCGAGCGCGCTGGCGGCGGCGCGACCAGCGGCTCCTCCGGATAGCGAGGACCAGAGCGAAGACACCGGCCGATCGTCGGCCGGGAGCAACGGCTCCGAACCGTTCTGCGTGTCCGGACCGGGCGGGGCATCACGGCATGGCGCCGGCCGCCCGGCTCCCGGGATCGCGGAGCACGGCTCCCAGCGAACCGGTCACGAACGCCATGGCCTGGTCGAAGCGGGCCCAGGGTACGGGCTGGTCGGGGGCGCGCAACCAGGTCCGGAGTACGTTGTTGTGCGCGGCGATGACCGAAGCGGCCAGCGCCTCGCCGGCGAGGACCTTCGGGCCGTCCGTCTCGCCCTGTGCGAGGTAGTGGCTGAAGGCGTTCTGGTACCGCGCGGTCATGGCGATCTCGCGGTCGCGCAACCGCGGCACCGCGCGCACCAGCCGGTAGCGGGGGATCGTGATCTCGGGGGCACCCACGTAGCCCTGGAAAACCATCCTGGCGGCGGAGCACACGGTGCCCACGGGGTCGTTCTCCGGGCTCGCGGCCAGGTAGCGGGTGACCGTATCGAACAGCACGTAGTGCTCGGCGAAGAGGATGTCCTCCTTGGAGCCGAAGTGCCGGAAGAGGCTCCGTCTGCTCACGCCGGTGGCCACGGCGATGTCGTCCATCGTGGTCGCCTCGTATCCCGCGTCGCCGAAGAGCCGCACCGCGGCGGTCACCACCTCACGAGGCCCTGGATACTCCGACCGCCCTCGCTCACCCGCGTCGCGTTTCGCCGCGCCCATGCTTCTCCTCGTCTCGCCTCCCCGGGGAGCATAGCCGCCCCCGTATGCCCGAGAAACACGCACACCGTCTAGTCTGACACTTGATGCCATTATTTGGCACGCAGTGCCAGAACCAGGAGAGAGCGAGGAGCCCTCATGAGTGACTTCACCCTGTTCACCACCAGCGACGAGCACGAGGAGCTCCGCGAAGCCGTGCGCGCCATCGCCGACGACAAGATCGCCCCGAACGCCGCCGCGGTCGACGCCAACGCCGAGTTCCCGCAGGCGGCCTACGACGCGCTGCGTGCCACCGACTTCCACGCGGCGCACATCCCGGAGGAGTACGGGGGCGTCGGCGCGGACGCGCTGGCGACCTGCATCATCATCGAGGAGGTGGCCCGCGCCTGCGCCTCGTCCTCGCTCATCCCCGCGGTCAACAAGCTCGGCACGATGCCCCTCATCCTGGGGGCGTCCGAGGAGGTCAAGCACCGCTATCTGGCACCAACGGCCCGCGGCGAGGCGATGTTCTCCTACGGGTTGTCCGAGCGCGAGGCCGGTTCCGACACGGCCAGCATGCGCACCCGGGCGGCGGCGGACGGCGACGGCTGGGTCCTGAACGGCCAGAAGTCCTGGATCACCAACGCCGGCGTGAGCGAGTACTACACCGTCATGGCGGTTACCGACCCCGACGGCCCGCGCGGCCGCAACATCAGCGCGTTCGTGGTGCACGCCGACGACCCCGGCTTCACCTTGGGCGAACCCGAGAAGAAGCTCGGCATCAAGGGCTCCCCGACCCGGGAGCTGTTCTTCGACGACGCCCGGATCCCGGGCGACCGCCTCGTCGGCGATCCGGGTGAGGGCCTGCGCATCGCGCTGCGCACCCTCGACCACACCCGCGTCACCATTGGCGCCCAGGCGGTCGGTATCGCGCAGGGTGCGCTCGACCACGCCACGGCCTACGTCAAGGAGCGCACGCAGTTCGGCACGGCCGTCGCCAACTTCCAGGGCGTCCAGTTCATGCTCGCCGACATGGCCATGAAGCTCGAAGCGGCCCGCCAGATGGTCTACGTCGCCGCGGCCAAGTCCGAACGCGGCGACGACGACCTGCCGTTCTTCGGTGCCGCGGCGAAGTGCTACGCCTCGGACACCGCCATGGCCGTCACCACCGACGCGGTCCAGCTCCTCGGCGGTGCCGGCTACGTCAGCGACTTCCCACTGGAACGCATGATGCGCGACGCGAAGATAACCCAGATCTACGAGGGCACCAACCAGATCCAGCGCCTGGTGATGGCCCGGAAGCTGCTGGAGGGCTGACGGCGGCCTTCTTGACCTGGGAGGGGCCGTGTCCGCGCCCGGGATCCGGGCAGCGCCGACCCCGCTCGGGTGCCGTGCCGCGGCGTTTGCGCCCCGTGCGCCTCCCGTGGTTGCGTCCTGCCATGACGACAGGAGACGAGCAGCACCGCTGGTGGCAGTGCTACAGGGGCCACGTGTTCGAGCACGGCCCCGTACCCGAGGGTGAGCAGCTGCAATGCCCGGAGTACGACGCGGACGGCTGGTGCGGCACCTCCTTCGTCTTCATGCCGTTCCCGTCGCGGGAGGCCGCCGAGGCCGGCCTCATTATCGGTCGGCCGCGCTGGGCCCCGTGGGCGGGCTAACCGGATTCGAGGCTGGCGGGCGGGGCGCCGCCCGGTCCGCGGAGGCACGCGCGCCCAACCGCCCGGCCGCCCACACGCCGGTACCCCAGTGACGGCCGTGGCCGGGTGAGGCCAGAAGTCGCCGGCCACGCTCGGAAGAGCTAAGATTGCCCGGCGATGGCCAGAATGGCGACTTCCGCAGTCCTCCTCCCGCTCTACGCCCTCGATCTCGCGAGGCGCTACTGGGCCCCCTTGTTGTGCGTGTACGTGGCGGGCACCGCCCTGCACGCTCTGGCGCTGCGCGGCGTCGCCAAGCTCGGCCAACAGGACGAGATCTTCGGCATGGTCGGTGTGAGCGTCTCGCTGCTGGTGACGCTCGCGACGACGATCATCATGTTCCACATGCTGCGTCCCGGCCTGCCGACGCTGGACCAGGAACTGTCCGAGCGCTCCGCGCGTGCTCGCCGGGGCACGCCCCAAGCCCCCGGCCAGGTCTCGGTCAACGAGCGGGAACGCCGCCTTGTGGACGCCATCGCCATGGCGATCCTGCCGTTCCTGGCCTTCTACAGCGCGTGGGGGCTGGTCGGCGAGGAGTTCCAGAGCTATGCCCTGCAGGTCTACAACGACGCCGGGCCGGAGGCGTACGCGTTTGTCTCCGACTTCGACCGGGTCGGCGCGCCGCTGATCGTCGCCCTGGGTGCCTTCTGCGTGCGCGCCGGGGTGGAGGCCCTCTACAACCGCACCGAGTCCAAGATCCTGGGGCTGCTCACCGCCCTCCTTGAGGCCATCTGGGTCTTCTTCGCGATCGTCACGGTCTCGCCGCTCCTGAGCGACGCGCGCGCGTGGTTCGGGGAGCGGGTCGTGTGGGCCGAGATCCAGTCGCTCTACACGGACGGGCTCATCTGGCTCTCCGATGTCACCTCCATTCCCGTGCTCACCCTCGCCTCATCCATCGCGGGCACGGTCGCCTGGGTGTGGAACCTGCTGAAGGACGGTCTGGTGGAGCCGCTGCTGTGGCTCACCATCGCCGCCGTGGTGTTCGGGGCGGACGTCGACCGCACCGAGACCCTGTTCCGCGGGCAGCGCCGGGTCGAGCGACTGCACCGGACCGCGATGGAGCATACGCCGGGCATGGTGGCGCGGGTGACATCGGTCGTGGGCGGTACCTACCGCGACAAGTACGTGCCGTTCGTGAACGCCCTGCGGTTCATTCTCAGCGTCAGTCCGGCCTACTACCTGTCGTTCTGCCTGTACTACGCCCTGCTTGAACTGGGATTCGGCTGGCTGGAGCGCGGGGTGTTCATCGCCGTCGGGCCCGAGGACTTCCTCTCGTGGTGGTGGCCCTGGCTCACCCCCATCGAGTTCGTGGTCGAGGGGCTCCACGAGTTCTTCCGGGTGTGCCTGCTGGCGGCCGCCTTCGAGCTGACGCTGCGCCGCGGGGGCGGCAGGACCAGTGGGCGGCGGCGCGCTCCGCGCCGCGCCGACCACTTCGGGATGTGAGGGACGCGGCAACCGCCCGCGCCGCGAAGAGCGGACCGCGCACGAGCGGCGCCTATGCGGCGACCGGGGTCACTCGCCTTCGGGCTCGCGGTACGGGAACGAGAGGGCCTCGGGCTTGGG includes:
- a CDS encoding MFS transporter, whose protein sequence is MSGAVLALSGPGQTAGLSIFVDHIIADLDVSRSLVSAAYLVGTLSGALALPWIGRAVDRFGVRGVLAAVALAFGGFLSLLAAVQEVVGLTVAFVGVRAMGQGGMTLIATTVVGIAVTRRRGTMLGITSAAGTAGISLFPLVIERVIALVDWRGALLLEASLIWVVVLPIAFWGMRGVRRSSDDEESESTDGPAEPAWAVREVVRTSMFWVICGAVACSGLVGTAVFFHQIAVLGEQGLTPTQAAANFLPQTVAGLGASLVFSSATDRFAPKKLIFVSMLMHIGALGMLPFVSPGVTAVVYGASLGAAAAGARAVEAAAFPYYYGTATLGSLRGLTQSVAVASTAVAPLLLSLGHDIAGSYQGPVLALAVLPAIIAVLAPFARTPRRPEPSTSTTGAPASVRAQKAQSGAAGVLEGP
- a CDS encoding peptide chain release factor 3; translated protein: MSVVADRQQSQEVVGEAARRRTFAVISHPDAGKSTLTEALALHAAAITSAGAVHGKGERKGVTSDWMEMEQARGISITSAALRIDYGDCVLNLLDTPGHADFSEDTYRVLSAVDCAIMLLDSAKGLESQTLKLFEVCRARRVPVITFVNKWDRPGREPLELLDEVEQRIGLRPAPLNWPVGIAGDFRGLVDRATGRYTKLYRTPGGATRAVEEDIDPEQAGEVEGQEWVQATEELDLLGEIGAHFEEESFLAGESSPVLFGAALPNFGISSLLNTLVDLAPAPGDKPDAHGGARPVSAPFSGQVFKMQANMDKAHRDRMAFLRIASGRFDRGMVLTHGATGRPFATKYTQAVFGSERSTVEDAYPGDVIALVNANALSVGDTLYTGPKVEFPAIPSFAPEHFAVCRAKDASRYKQFQRGIAQLDAEGVVQVLSSEVRGEQAPVLAAVGPLQFDVVTDRMAQEFNAPIELAHLDYTLARRTDATCAPAAHALSGAEVLKRRADGELLVLIHNKYRLRVIKRDNPDLVLEPLLAGGTEPDE
- a CDS encoding DUF7144 family membrane protein; this translates as MNNRLHGWGAFAATMMLLAGAFLLIQGIAAMATPVFFVGAEADLMMATFMAWGVVLGILGVLKLLSGIALFTGRMWARTAGVVLAGISAVVQLGFLSAFPIWSLAIIAVNVVVIYGLTAGWSMAPAGGVPEEEAAYASSSYQAGRSDATRAPTQRGGAHERPERAGGGATSGSSG
- a CDS encoding TetR/AcrR family transcriptional regulator, with translation MGAAKRDAGERGRSEYPGPREVVTAAVRLFGDAGYEATTMDDIAVATGVSRRSLFRHFGSKEDILFAEHYVLFDTVTRYLAASPENDPVGTVCSAARMVFQGYVGAPEITIPRYRLVRAVPRLRDREIAMTARYQNAFSHYLAQGETDGPKVLAGEALAASVIAAHNNVLRTWLRAPDQPVPWARFDQAMAFVTGSLGAVLRDPGSRAAGAMP
- a CDS encoding acyl-CoA dehydrogenase family protein, translating into MSDFTLFTTSDEHEELREAVRAIADDKIAPNAAAVDANAEFPQAAYDALRATDFHAAHIPEEYGGVGADALATCIIIEEVARACASSSLIPAVNKLGTMPLILGASEEVKHRYLAPTARGEAMFSYGLSEREAGSDTASMRTRAAADGDGWVLNGQKSWITNAGVSEYYTVMAVTDPDGPRGRNISAFVVHADDPGFTLGEPEKKLGIKGSPTRELFFDDARIPGDRLVGDPGEGLRIALRTLDHTRVTIGAQAVGIAQGALDHATAYVKERTQFGTAVANFQGVQFMLADMAMKLEAARQMVYVAAAKSERGDDDLPFFGAAAKCYASDTAMAVTTDAVQLLGGAGYVSDFPLERMMRDAKITQIYEGTNQIQRLVMARKLLEG